GTCCGATAAGTTCAGACCATTTGCGCTCGTCTGTCTGGCACGCTTCCTGTATATTCTTTAAATCGCTATAAACAACATTCTTATAGTTTTTCATAGATATATAGGGAAGCCCCATTAATAAGTCAACTGGAGCTTGGTTGTAAGTGTTTGTGGAATCTTGACCAGCTTCCAAACCAATGGATGCTGCGACGGCTGGATCTGGCTCTTTTTCCAATACCTTTAAGTCTTGAAACATCAAGGATGTAGCATAAGCACTAGAAGACCAAAGGATTCGCAACTTAGGAAACGCAAGCGTTAAAAGCACCAACTTGGATTGTACATCTGATTTACCAATTTCAGTTGAAAGATCCGAAAACGGCTATTATgttagaaaatgaaatttagGTTGTTTTGAATTACATACAGGAGAAGTAAACGTTTGATTTTGCTCATATTCGATTAGCAGCACGGGTATTTCATAGTGCTCTAGCATAGCTTCACACTGAGAATAAAGTCTACCACTACTCAACGATTGTATTAAGTCACGAATAGACTTCCTTTCAACACAAATATTTGGAGAAAGCACATAATCGCCGACCAGTATTTGACAGGGAATAACAGAGAAGTTGTTTCCATGCAATATGGATGGTAAAGAGCTTCGGAATTCTCGAAGATCCACCACTATCTACAGCTGTTAGTACAAAGTTAATAATAGGCTTGACATACCCttggtttttcatttgttacTGATACATGGCCTCCACCAGCAATTCGTGTGTTCACgtttctcaaaaatttggtttcttgGCCTTCAAAACGTTCATTTTCTCCTGTAAGGATAATAGCCATgttctaaaaaaattagttTAATTGCTCGAACTTTTTTATGACTTACTGATCGCTCCCTAATTAATTTGGAGAAGGAATCTTTCTCTCTTCTTACGGTATACAGgtatttttgttcttcaACGGATCCTCCATAATAAACGAAATATACTCGTGTTGCCCTTTGTGGATAGGTAGCTTTATACACCTCAATCCTCCGGATGAAGTCAGGATCAGAATCGAACATTATAATGAATCGTGGGCGCAAAGTATTAAGGAGAAGGGTATCCAATTCGTAGTTATAagtataaatataaatggAATTATTATCACTTAATACCTCAAaagattcattttcttcctgCGTATAAGTTGACTTCGATATTTGTGAGAGTAAACTAACTGTTAATAAGAAGAATAATTGAGAGACACTTACAGTCTTTCCAATCTTATATCATTGGAAAAATTTTCTTGAGTTACATTGCTTTCTGGAGTTGATCGAGACATAGCTGTGCCGCCTCCTCTTACTCTTCGTCGTTTAGAAGCAGGTGTACCCTTCCTGCTAGTTTCAGGTgtactttgcttttctttagagtttttttcaattttgctTATGGATTTGCTCATATTTCTGTATTGTTCACGCCATTGAAAATAGTCCATCAGTCGATTGTTCATCATTTTGAAGGACTCTTTATTGTCGTAATGTATAGTACTTAAGTAGTCTCGTAATTGTAAGCAAGTACGTTCTTCCGAGCACATTATCAAAATTGAGTTCGTTGAGAAATCTAAAAGTTAACAGAAGACCTTATATCGGAAACATACCAGGGTCATTACTTTCATGGAGTACGTTTTCATGGCttatttcttctaaaaCATCGCGCAAAACAGACCACTTTGGCTGTTCTTCTAAAACAGGATAATACTCATCCATGGATCCAGCTGGAGAACGATAAACACGATCTCTAGCTATCCGAATCAATGTATTTGCGGAATCCAACATGAGCCACGGCGATGGTTGAGAATTACTAGAAAATCCCCCTGTGCGTACAGAAAGAATGATAGTATCCAAAATCTTAAGAAAGCTGACACAATCGTAGGAGATTAGTgcaattaaaagaaattttaaCGTTGAAAGGTCACCTACCAGTTGCTTAGTCTTAGGACTCACGCGATGCCAAACCGGATCAAGTTGACGACGAATAGTTACATCAAAGCTCTTGTGTAAAGCAGAATCAATGTTCCATTCTTCCATGTCGAGGTAAGCCGAGTTATATCTCCGTAGTTCTCGAACGGTAGCTTCAATACAAGAAAGTAGGCAAGATTGAATTGATTTCTGAGAATCTGTAAAATCGACATTTAGCTCGATAACGTCTGCTGGAGTCTTTTCTAAAGACTCGGTCACATCAACATGGAAACGAGGATAAATGAAGACATGGCGAAGAAACATGCATCTCAACGCATTGCTGAGAGCGTTAACTCCCATCAAAAATCGTTCCGGATCATCACTAAAAGCTTTTATGAATCCAGTCCTGTTTTTCTCTCTATACAATCGTATTATGAAAGCCTCTGTTCCGGTTGAGACAATTCTGTGAAACGTCAGGTTAGTTGACAGaattcaaataaataataccTGTCTGCATGCAGCAAAACGATGCCCGTAATATTTTCTGTCGGGATTATCTGAGTTAATAAATCCATCACCAAAATTCGACTGGTGACTGAAAAAATACCTCCCTCTTGGTATGCTTTTTCTCTATAATTTATTAGTTAGTTTATAAATCTTTTTAACCTCAATGACCGACATGTTTACTTACCGTTTGTCTACAGACATAGTTTCTGTGTTTACAATTTGCAGACCTTTTCCCaactcttcttccaattctcGCTGTAATAGCTCATTATCGTTAAAATTGGCTCCGACAAGCAGAACTAAAGAATTTGGAATGGCAAAATAAGCTAAAACATTTGCTGCAATTTGAAGTAAAGAAAGGCCTGGTGCCATAACACAGAGTCCGTCCTCATTAATAACTtcattaaatattttttgttggtaGGATAGTGTTAGATGGAGAGGTACCTCcatgtttttgaatgtcAGACCTTGAAAACGCAATTAATTGTAAATACTTGTAAGCGTGGATTTTAAGTCCCTCTAAAACGGTGCCTCAGGTAATGTATTCTTTCATAAGTATATTGAGAAACTACCCTTCAAattataaatgaaaagtgTTTGTAAAACACGAGTTTTAGTGACAAGTAGTTAGTTTTACCGTGAATATGGTAACTTGATGAATTCGCCTATTTTGTTCACGCAAGATAAAATAATGAGATATTCAGTTACATAATTAAATTTAATTCATATATTCTTTCTATAAGAAAGGTTTGTGATGTACATTTAGATGCCATCATTGCTATCGCTGGCATTTTTGTAGCAGTGAAACTAGCAGTGAACCACTACATATACATGTCAAGAGATACTCGATCGCGGTCGCCGCCAAGACGACCATCTCATAGAGATCGGTACAATTATAAAAGTTCGAAACATTACGATCGCTACGATGACCGTCGAAGATCCAATTACGGTCACCAAAGTAGATCGGAGTATCATGGATCCCACAGTTCACGTAGGAATCATAGAGAGGATAATTGGAAACATGATCGGTATAGGTACGATGATAcgaatgaaagaagaaatgcaaTTTTCCCAGCTAATAGGGGCTCCCGTTCACCACGATACAATGCTCCTCCGATTTCTGAAGATTCCTCTCGTGGACGAAACTACGCAAGTGTTCCTGAAAGAACTCCTgaggaaagcaaaaaagagGAGCAGCCTGTAAGAAGATCTCGGTTCGACCAGCCAGCCAAAACAGAACGCCCGCCGCCTCCTCCTTCAACAAGCTTAAATAATACATCTGAACGTATAGCtgttattgaaaaaaaaccgCATGAATctgaagaaacaaaagataaATCTGGATTTGCTTCGTCAAATCCCCCTCTTGATCCCAAAATCCAAGCACGCTTAGAAAAAGTACGTGCATGGAAGGAATCGAAAGCTGCACAATCAGCAAGTAAGATAGATTCATCTAGTGTGACCAAGCCTACTAAAAATTTAATGCATGATGATAAGAACGCTATGCCTTCTAAAGGAATCTCGGGGTTTGAATTAGGGCGTTCAAACGACAACAACAAAGAAgcgaaaaaaatgaatcgCGTTCGTatggatgatgaagatgCTCCTAGACAATTGAATTTACGGGATTACGAAGACCTCTGGGACAAAGAAGATCGTGAAGGCGTTCAGGCTAACTCAAACCCGAATGCCATGGATGAAGATGAGGTCGACCCTTTAGACGCTTATATGGAATCGCTCGTCGGTACCGTTGACACTGTTCGACCAGGTTTATTGAACACTGAGGTCATTGACTCTCATGCGAATGAAGAGGACCGTATAACTCAATCGGaaactttggaagaagaagaaaacttacTCGCTCTTGCTGCTAAACgatcaaagaaaaaagatgtGATATCCGTAGACCATTCTAAAATGAGTTATGAAGATTTCCGAAAAGATTTCTATGTTGAGCCTGAAGAACTTAAACACCTTACTCCCGGAGAAGTCGACGAATTCCGTGCTTCCTTGGAAGGCATCAAAGTGCGTGGTGTAGATTGTCCTAAGCCTGTCACTAGTTGGAGTCAGTGTGGATTGTCTTCTCAAACTATGGAAGTAATTCGAGGTCTTGGTTATGGAAATCCAACGTCAATTCAGTCTCAGGCCATTCCCGCTATCTCATCCGGAAGAGATGTTATTGGCGTAGCTAAGACGGGTAGTGGTAAAACCATTGCATTTCTCCTTCCAATGTTCCGACACATTCGGGATCAGAGGCCTTTAAGAAATGGTGAAGGCCCTATTGCCATTATCATGACTCCAACGCGCGAATTGGCTGTCCAAATTCATCGAGAGTGTAAGCCTTTTGCAAAAGCTTTAAATTTAAAAGCCGTCTGTGCATATGGAGGTGCACCCATTAAGGACCAAATTGCAGAATTGAAGCGGGGAGCTGAAATTGTTGTGTGCACGCCTGGAAGAATGATTGATGTTTTGAGCGCCAACCAGGGACGAGTGACTAATTTACATCGCTGTActtatttggttttggaCGAAGCTGACCGCATGTTTGATTTGGGATTTGAACCACAGGTAATGCGGATTATAAATAATGTTCGTCCTAGCCGACAGAcggttttgttttctgctACTTTTCCAAGAGCCATGGAAGCTTTAGCTAGAAAGGTGTTAAAGAAGCCAATAGAAATTACAGTTGGAGGAAGATCCGTCGTTGCCTCTGAGGTTGAACAGATAGTTGAAATTCGCTCTGAAGGATCAAAGTTTATGCGCCTTTTGGAACTTCTTGGTGAACTATATAATACAAAGGCTGATGTACGAACTTTGGTGTTTGTTGATAGACAAGAAGCTGCCGATACTTTGTTCTCAGACCTGATGAAGCGTGGCTATAGTAGCAGCTCAATTCATGGAGGTAAAGATCAAAATGACCGTGATTCTACGATTAGTGATTACAAAGCGGGTGTTTTTGATGTTTTAATAGCCACCAGTGTAGCTGCTCGTGGATTAGACGTGAAATCATTACAACTTGTTGTGAATTATGATTGTCCTAATCATATGGAGGATTATGTACATCGGGTTGGCAGGACAGGCCGTGCTGGTCATACCGGTGTTGCTGTAACATTTATAACTCCGGACCAAGATAAATACGCTGTTGATGTAGCAAAAGCGCTGACTTTAAGTAAGCAGCATGTTCCAAATGAGTTACGGAAACTGGCAGACCAATTCCTGGATAAAGTCAAAGctggtaaagaaaaggctGCTGGTGGTGGTTATGGAGGTAAAGGTCTGTCCCGCTTAGATGAAACAAGAAACGCTGAGCGTAAAATGCAACGAAAAGCCTATGGTGAAGattatgaagaagaagaacaacaACAAGTTGAAGAGAACCAAGCTCCTTTGGAGAATTTACCCGCTGAAAAGTCTACTGGTGATTTTACACTTGACAGAGTTCGAGCAGCAATTGGTGGTATCACAGCTCGAGCATTGAGTGGTCAAAGTGCGCAAGCGAACAAGTTGTCACAACCCATCTCCATCATCAAAAGTGATACCGATGAATTTAAAGCAAAGGTAGAAATCAACGACTATCCTCAACAAGCAAGATGGGCTGTTACGAATAACGCTAATCTTGTGCATGTAACAGAATTGACTGGTACGAGTATAACAACGAGGGGTAACTTTTATCTTCCAGGAAAGAACCCAGAGCCTGGCGAGGAGAAACTATATCTTTGGATTGAAGGGCCATCTGAATTGGTTGTTAGTCAAGCTGTCGCTGAGCTTAAACGCTTACTTTTGGAGGCGCTAGAACACAGCCTTGAAGGATCAAGTAGGGCAGCTCCTACCGGGCGTTATAAGGTTGTGTAATGTACCTATATCTATTTTTGTATAgtagtattttttttttttttttttttaatttaagtaaaaataaaaagggaAGGTTCTTGAGTACGCGTTTTAACAGAAAGAAGTGTTCATTCTATATTTATGAAAGAGCTAAATTACTTGGTAACCGTTTGTGAGTGAATGTATTAATTTAATTTGCATTACAATGCTTTATGTTCATTACAGCATACCTGAATGCATATGAGATTCTATTAACACCGACTAGCTTGAGTCAACAAACGTCATATAAAAAAACTGGAACCGATTTTATATATAGCCTCTTTACACTTTTATAGAGAGTTACGTTCCTAACCAATTTGGTGATTTTTCCattctgtttgtttatatttacttGCAACCGTTACTTTAGGTAATTTATCAGAATTGTATTATATCGTGCATAATATAAAcgtacaaagaaaataaacagcGGATCTTAGCGATGGCGGTGCAGTTCATTTGCGTACTGTATCATATCGTTAAAGTACGCACGTAAACATTTCTACGAGTAAAAGCTTGGCGAGATTGACTATTGCCTTTACAGGGCAAAAACACAAAACAGGGCAAAAATGGGactagaagaagaaacaattgaTTACTATGAACTTCTTGGGATATCAGAAGATGCACAAGACGCTGACATTAATCGTGCATGGAGGAAAACTTCTCTAAAGTACCATCCAGACAAAAATCCAGACGATCCAAATGCTGCCGAGAAGTTCCATTTACTACAAATAGCTTACAATGCTTTAACGGATACAAAGACGCGTCAAGCTTACGATGCTGAACGACTGGCCAAGCTTGCTCGTCAAAGACGCGAAGAAGCATTCGATCTAAATAGAAGAACAATGGCCGATAAATTAAGGGACAgggaaaaaggattttatttttcggAACAGCAGAAAGATTTAGAGAATAATCGTTTGCGGGAAAAGTTGCGTTCTTTACAAGAGCAAAGTGCTAGATTACGACGAGAACGTGAAGAAAGATTATTTCAAGGTGACgattcaaacaaaagaaaaagagaagaaagtCCGGAGAAAACTCGGTCTATATCTGATCTTGATCGATCTGTGAAGGTCcgttggaagaaaaagtatgtCGACCAAGTCGATGAATCTTTACTACGTTCTTTCTATTCGAATTTTGGTCCAATTCACGATATaataattcaaaaaactgTTAATGATGACAAAAAATACGTTTACGCTattcttgtttttaatACCTTGGATGCCGCTTATTCTGCAGTAACAGCAGAATCCCCTTCAGTCATTAAGGATGCTCAATGGCTAAAGCCTTcagaaggaaagaaaagcgttgaagaaaaacaaccTAAAACATCAATGGACTACGAAGAATTAACGATGTTGCGAATGAAACAGAAGCAACGCGAAAGGGAACAGGAAATGAAAGCAACAACGGCCGAGACTTAATTTTTaatcaattttattttttctaaatagTAAAGAAATTCTCTTATTCCCGTATCGTTTGAATGGGTAATTACGGAGCACTCTGACTGGGAGACAAAGGCGTACGGAACCTTCCACCTTACTCAAGGTAGATCTGATGGAAAAAATCGTGATTTAACCAATTTTTGCGAATGAAGGTTAAtgcttttaatttattatttcattcttcaaaatggATACCAAAAGGGAATctcaattgcttttcgaGGCGTATTCATGAGGTGCCATTACTAAAGCCAAGTCTTAAGTTTTACAAGCGTaagaaagccaaaaaagtgaaaaaattaCTAATTGTAAAAGAGTTATTGAAGCAACCGCAACCAAATTTAAACGTGGATACCGATGCAaatgtttcatttttagcTGTCGAAGAAGGCCCTGCTTCCTTACGGACGTATTCAGTCGGAAACGTTAGCCACATGTATAATGGTATTCGGGTTCCTCCAAAGCCAGAGGAACCTTTGAACTGCTGTCAAAGTGGCTGTTCTATTTGTGTCTGGGATGTTTTTGCTGATGACTTGGAAGAATACAACCAAGCTCGGCGGAAGGCCAAAAGAAGTTTTctggaaaagcaaatgacGCTTCCCAAAGAACTTGAAAGTGTATCGCTTGAGGAAACAAGCTCACTCAAGGAATTGCCACCTCAGCTACAGGCATTCGTACTTTTAGAGAAACGTCTGGCACAAGAGCAAAACCAACAATGAAACGTTGTACATGAATGTTATGAAGGATTACGATgaataaattttttcttcttataAAATTGGTGATTCGCTATTcacaaatgaaaagagaagTCTCAAACTTGAAGTATCATTCCCATTCGTATATAATCAAACaaggattttttaaaataaattcgTTTGCTGCATTCAATGATTAAATTTTAAACAACACATGAAAAACTGAAGTATGAGGAACAGaaaggaatggaagaaaagctCTATACATTACTGTTTAGGAGACGTCGTTTATGGAATGGGATTGGGATTTTGATAGCCACCTTTTGCAAGCCATTCAAAATACATTTCGTCGTTTACCTGCTTAGACAAGTCTGCTCGAGATATATCAATTCGAAACTGAGGATTTTTTAAGAGAGTCAGCATATGCAAGCAGGTGGGATAAATGATAAATTTGACATATTCAGGTTCCCTCCAGTATTCCAAATATTCTAGATACTGCAGGAAACTTTCGTCCTCAAAGTATTTATGTTGAGCAAGAAAGTTTAAATACCAAGGATTCGATAACATCTGGACGAATTCCAACTCAATTTCAAACCGACCTTTCTCATCCGGTACACGAGAAAGAAGCCATTTCGAATCCATTGAAACAACCTGTATCTTTTAACTCTGAGCCTTTCTGCCGCAAAAATCAAGCTTCACAGATGGAACAGGCCTGCACCATGTTTAAAGGTATATGGATCTTAAATGCACATTATGGTAGATACTTTTGTGCGCTCAGGAAATGCTCGTtattcaataaataaacaaatagcACAGAATTCAATAGAGGTTGAGTTAAAAAAGGCCCTTTAGTTATTTTTGGTGAATGGATTTTACGaggaaaaatgaattgagGAATGGATCGATTACTTTTTGAGCGCTGCATCAATTGTCTGCGATGTCTAGAAATCGTTGTTTGGACtttatgatgaaaataagtaagatactctttttctttttcataaaagttttaaatTGAAGATTATATGATATAAATTTCTGATATCTCGAGGTTTGCGTTACAAAATGTTTCTAGTTAGAggtattctttttgttctaattttatttactttgtgaagatttataaataattaaagaGTACTTTACGAAAATAGTAATTTACCTGAATCTGTGATTAGCGACTGTTTATTACATACATAGCTGCGTCTACTCTCTGCTCGTAACTAATCACTgagcaaaaaataaaccgGATCCGACAACGTATGCTCTTATCCGTAAACATTATTATTTAGAAAGTTTATATTCAAAGTACTTTTCGAATCCCAATTATCCTAATTGGAAGTAGTTTGTTGagttttgttgaattttCAACCATAACATCCCTTTTTATGATTGAGGGAATTAGAATCGATTATTGGATATGtttttaatgaagaatATTGTTTTTGTGTACTCCGTCTTGGCATACTTTGCTCATTTTTGCTATGCGGTTTCTAGTATGTTTTGCATTGATCATGGCTCGAATTGTCTTTGGATTTAGAGCGATGAGAATTAGTAATTCTTTACTAACATGTTTTAACCACAGGCAAATCTGGAGCAGTCCCTCCGGGAGCAACCGCTACAAAAGTATATAGAATAGCTAGTGGTACACATGTTACGGGAGTAGAAACAACGATTTTTCGACCTCACAAGACTTACAAAGGACTGCCTACAGATGCATATTACAATTGTCATCCTCAAAAATATTATCAAAGTGATATGCCTATTTGCTTGCCTACTCCCGGTTCTCGTTGGATTAAGGGAAAGCCTCAAAGGGTGACTTGGGACCCTTTGTACTTTAAAGCAGATGAATTACGTCTCGTGTTGTCTTATCAAAATAAATCTGGGCTAATTGctatggaaaaaaaaataaaaaataaagacgGTATGATTTCGAGCAAACACCATTATAACGATAGGTGATTCACTAACACTACCCTTTAGGAGAGCTTAACCTGAAACCAAATGACAAATGGCTACATGGCGACTTTCTTCAGAACCTGACTGTCAACATTATAAGCGTAGGCGAGGGAAATCCTACTTTTATATCGGGCCCTAATATCACTCTACAAAAATCTTTAGACCCTCAGGAACAGTATGcagaagaacaagaaatttATGCACCTAAGCGTAATTTAAAAGCAGCTATTGCTGTGCCTTCTATCTTCTTGGGTATCATACTCATGATAGTATTGTATCACACATATCGGAAGGATACTTGGAAAATCTTTATTGCTAAGATGCGCTTACGAAAATCAAACGCTGGTTACGGAGTCCGTAAAAGTAGAAGACAGCGTACGCGTGGACGGCCAACTGTCAGCCTTGCTTCAAGAAGTGAACTTGTATACGACGATTCCGAAGACGAAGAGTATTTCAATTCACAACTTAAGAAAATGTATTAAACTGGAAAAATTGTGTCCTCCATTAAAGTTGGATCAATGTGTACTCACGTGGGCATCACATGCAATGTCAAATGTAATTTTTCTCGGTTTTCGTTCCTGATTATGTTGTATCCGAACCTTAGAGCTAATAATGATATTCTCTCttgttgatttttcttacactttgtttattcatgATTTGAGACAAAATATTATTCTTCAAGACCTAAAACCTACACAGCTGCCAAGGACATTTTCTGAATCCTAGTTCTGTACAtgcaatgaaaaaaaaagtgaacCATACCGTAGGAACACTTTCAGCATAAAAAGTTACAACAAGTCTCAGTTCTTTCAAACAAAGCACTATGGAATACACTTAACATAACATTAATTAGTTGTGATATAAGAATAATCTTATTTTTCAGGTCCTTATCACATGAGAAGAAGTCAGGACAAAGTCTTCCTTCCAAATATCATCTATGCCATAATAGAAGAACTTGAacactttttcttctttaggCTTCAAGAATCGGTAGCATtgaaatatataaaattgCTGGAAAGgtttgagttttttttaaaaaagtttcatttttgccTATAAACTGGATTTTAACGACTTCTTGAATACATATCCTTGGTTCCACTCCAATTATCGTACAGTACTTAACATActaagaagaagaaaagatacgtctttattaaaagggtgtaaataaaaatgtcAAGATTGGGTTctataaaaagaaaagggtCTCCAGAAGAAAGTATTCCAACCATTGATTCTCCAATTTACTTAAATCAAATAGCGTCTTTACCACAAGAGGATAATATACATTGTCTATCCTTAAAGCAATTAATTGGAAGCCCTCAATTGAAGCAGACATGGCAGTTCAACTTTTGTGTGGACTTAAATTTTATCcttgaaaatattcatccaaaagtttttcGGACGGTTGATATACGAATCACTCACGGATATGACAAAAAGTCAGACAGTCTGGCGAGACTGACCGCTCAAAAGGAACATTGTCCTCTTCAAGTCCAATTGTACAGCGTGTATGTACCCATGTGGGGAACCCATCATTCCAAAATCATGgtgaatttttttgaagatgaatCATGCCAAATTGTAATTCATACAGCAAACATGGTTGAGCCCGACTGGATTGGCATGTCCCAGGCTATTTACAAAACGCCGCTGCTGTTTCCCAAGTCAGGAGGAACAACCTCGGCGCCTAGTGCTCCTAATGGTGAAGAGGGATCATCGAGaaagaagacgaagaatGAGGTACAAAATGGTGTAGAAGTTGTGGATGTGGACGCTGAAACGGAAGACGAAAGTCCACTAGAAAGCGAAATGAATCAAGTTGGACAACAGTTTCAAgaagattttttaaattactTAACCAACTATAATCATACAAATGAACTCATaaataaactaaaaaaCTATGATTTCTCTAATGTTCGTGCTGTATTTATCGGGTCTGTACCTGGAAAGTTTATGGACGGCAAAGAGTCGCAATGGGGACTTGGAAGACTCAAGCATTTACTTGGAAAGGTtgagaaaaaggaaaaaggaaaaggagaagGATTTTTTGACACGGATATCTGTGTTTCACAATGTAGCTCCATGGGATCGTTCGGGCCGAAGCAGGActatttggaagaattgaTGGAAGCGTTTCATTGTAAGAGAAAGCAATGGAAGTTTATTTTTCCTACGGTAGGTCAAATTCAACAGTCAATGTTGGGATGGCAATCTGGGTCATCCATTCACTTTAACATATTGGGAAAGACAAGTGTGGAGCAGGTTGAAGATTTGCGACAAAACCATAATTTGCACAAGTGGGGATCGATGAAAGCTGGAAGGGAACGAATTGCTCCACACATTAAAACCTATCTTCGCGTAAGCGAGTCTGGTGATAGGATTCGATGGGCGCTAGTGACAAGTGCCAATTTGAGCAAACCGGCGTGGGGAACAATGGAAGGAAAGGGTGCGAAGTCAAAAACAGCTCGTGGTTTAAGGATTAAATCCTATGAGGCAGGTGTGCTATTCTTTCCTCAATTATTCGAAAACGCCGGAAGTACCCCTTCACCAGTCTGCAGTATGGTACCGACTTACAAAACCAATTCACCAAAACCGGATATCCATTCCACAACAGAAAGTCATaatgaatcaaaatctCAACTACAAGTCGGGTTTCGGATGTGTTGGGATTTTCCACCTAAAGAGTATGTATCTAAAGACGAGATCTGGTCTCCCGTTGTTCCACGAAAAGACAAGGATTGGCTAGGATATACTTGGCCTCCAACTTGGGCATGATTGCAACCGATTTCACTGATTTTATAGAGGAAATATATTGTAAAGGACGAGAAATTATAGGTAGAGAAGTCGAAACAATCGAGAAGAAGGACAGATATTTATCACTAATGATTACTATTGTTTCCTAACTCgaaatttaaaatttttgctttctctGACAAGCcagtatt
The nucleotide sequence above comes from Schizosaccharomyces osmophilus chromosome 3, complete sequence. Encoded proteins:
- the psg2 gene encoding membrane trafficking protein, ER to Golgi Psg2: MFLMKNIVFVYSVLAYFAHFCYAVSSKSGAVPPGATATKVYRIASGTHVTGVETTIFRPHKTYKGLPTDAYYNCHPQKYYQSDMPICLPTPGSRWIKGKPQRVTWDPLYFKADELRLVLSYQNKSGLIAMEKKIKNKDGELNLKPNDKWLHGDFLQNLTVNIISVGEGNPTFISGPNITLQKSLDPQEQYAEEQEIYAPKRNLKAAIAVPSIFLGIILMIVLYHTYRKDTWKIFIAKMRLRKSNAGYGVRKSRRQRTRGRPTVSLASRSELVYDDSEDEEYFNSQLKKMY
- the med31 gene encoding mediator complex subunit Med31: MDSKWLLSRVPDEKGRFEIELEFVQMLSNPWYLNFLAQHKYFEDESFLQYLEYLEYWREPEYVKFIIYPTCLHMLTLLKNPQFRIDISRADLSKQVNDEMYFEWLAKGGYQNPNPIP
- the tdp1 gene encoding tyrosyl-DNA phosphodiesterase Tdp1 codes for the protein MSRLGSIKRKGSPEESIPTIDSPIYLNQIASLPQEDNIHCLSLKQLIGSPQLKQTWQFNFCVDLNFILENIHPKVFRTVDIRITHGYDKKSDSLARLTAQKEHCPLQVQLYSVYVPMWGTHHSKIMVNFFEDESCQIVIHTANMVEPDWIGMSQAIYKTPLLFPKSGGTTSAPSAPNGEEGSSRKKTKNEVQNGVEVVDVDAETEDESPLESEMNQVGQQFQEDFLNYLTNYNHTNELINKLKNYDFSNVRAVFIGSVPGKFMDGKESQWGLGRLKHLLGKVEKKEKGKGEGFFDTDICVSQCSSMGSFGPKQDYLEELMEAFHCKRKQWKFIFPTVGQIQQSMLGWQSGSSIHFNILGKTSVEQVEDLRQNHNLHKWGSMKAGRERIAPHIKTYLRVSESGDRIRWALVTSANLSKPAWGTMEGKGAKSKTARGLRIKSYEAGVLFFPQLFENAGSTPSPVCSMVPTYKTNSPKPDIHSTTESHNESKSQLQVGFRMCWDFPPKEYVSKDEIWSPVVPRKDKDWLGYTWPPTWA